One stretch of Pirellulales bacterium DNA includes these proteins:
- a CDS encoding MIP family channel protein, translated as MLRGTARECAAEFLGTLVLVTFGVAVVAQVVLSEKSHGQYLSINLGWGLAVTMGVFIAGGISGAHLNPAVTLAAAMCQDFPWRKVLPFCAAQVAGAFVASAIVFAAYHEALVAFAGTTRDQATAGIWATYPQSFLTLGGGLIDQVVGTALLVAVIFAISDKRNLNPTAAQGAIAVGLLVLLIGMTFGFNAGYAINPARDFGPRLFTFVAGWGGDVFRWGNGWWWVPIVGPLVGGVLGGWIYNVFIGRRHPPLSSVT; from the coding sequence ATGCTACGCGGCACGGCTCGTGAATGCGCGGCCGAGTTCCTCGGCACGCTGGTATTAGTTACCTTCGGTGTGGCTGTCGTAGCGCAAGTGGTTCTCAGCGAAAAGTCGCACGGCCAGTACCTGTCGATCAATCTTGGTTGGGGCCTGGCCGTGACCATGGGCGTGTTTATCGCCGGAGGAATTTCCGGCGCTCATTTGAATCCGGCCGTGACGCTGGCCGCGGCCATGTGCCAGGATTTTCCGTGGCGGAAAGTTTTGCCGTTCTGTGCCGCCCAGGTCGCGGGGGCATTTGTTGCGTCGGCGATTGTCTTCGCCGCGTATCACGAAGCACTGGTGGCCTTTGCCGGCACGACGCGCGACCAGGCGACGGCCGGGATCTGGGCCACCTATCCGCAGAGCTTTCTCACTCTTGGCGGCGGACTCATTGACCAGGTCGTCGGCACCGCGCTGTTGGTCGCAGTGATCTTCGCCATTAGCGACAAACGGAATTTGAACCCCACGGCCGCCCAGGGCGCAATCGCCGTGGGGCTGCTGGTCCTGTTGATCGGCATGACGTTTGGCTTTAACGCCGGTTACGCCATTAACCCGGCACGCGATTTCGGGCCACGCTTGTTCACTTTCGTGGCAGGTTGGGGCGGCGACGTCTTTCGCTGGGGCAACGGCTGGTGGTGGGTGCCGATCGTGGGCCCTCTCGTCGGCGGAGTTCTAGGAGGTTGGATCTACAACGTCTTCATAGGTCGCCGTCATCCGCCCTTATCGAGTGTGACTTGA
- the glpK gene encoding glycerol kinase GlpK — translation MEKYVLALDQGTTSSRAIVFSRVGRVVATSQEEFEQILPSPGHVEHDPEAIWQSQLDVARGALAAAGLGPSDIAALGITNQRETTILWERATGKPVTNAIVWQSRISASICDRLKAEGLADLFREKTGLVVDAYFSGTKIKYLLDTIHGLRRRAEAGEILFGTVDSFLIWRLTGGRVHATDVSNASRTLIFNIHTLQWDDELLKILDIPRAMLPEVRASSEVYGETSAELFGAPITIAGVAGDQQAATFGQACFDPGTAKNTYGTGCFMLLNTGEQAVTSKQNLLTTIGWSVGGKITYCLEGSVFIAGAVVQWLRDGLGVIDASSDVELLAQSVPDSDGVYFVPAFVGLGAPYWDPYARGMIIGLSRGTKAAHIARAAIESMAFQSRDLLEAMQKDAGIELAELKVDGGASMNDGLMQFQADILGVRVRRPVVSETTALGAAYLAGLAVGFWHDTADIAGNWALAREFAPQLAVTERDHRYARWRKAVDRSRDWHEH, via the coding sequence ATGGAAAAATACGTACTGGCCCTCGATCAGGGCACAACCTCCAGCCGCGCCATTGTCTTCTCGCGAGTCGGTCGCGTCGTGGCCACCTCGCAAGAGGAGTTTGAGCAGATCTTGCCTAGCCCTGGCCATGTCGAGCACGATCCCGAGGCGATCTGGCAATCGCAACTCGATGTCGCCCGCGGGGCTTTAGCGGCCGCCGGATTGGGCCCGTCCGATATCGCGGCGCTCGGCATCACCAATCAGCGCGAAACGACGATCCTTTGGGAGCGCGCCACGGGCAAGCCCGTCACCAATGCCATCGTCTGGCAAAGCCGGATATCGGCCAGCATTTGCGATCGGCTGAAGGCCGAGGGCCTGGCGGACCTGTTTCGCGAGAAAACGGGACTTGTCGTCGACGCGTACTTTTCCGGCACGAAGATCAAGTATTTGCTGGATACGATCCACGGCTTGCGCCGTCGCGCCGAGGCCGGCGAAATCCTGTTCGGCACCGTCGATTCGTTTTTGATTTGGCGACTGACCGGCGGGCGCGTACACGCCACGGATGTGAGCAATGCCAGCCGCACCTTGATCTTTAATATTCACACCCTGCAATGGGACGACGAACTACTGAAGATTCTCGACATTCCCCGCGCCATGTTGCCCGAAGTGCGCGCTTCGAGCGAGGTCTATGGCGAAACGAGCGCCGAATTATTCGGCGCACCGATCACAATCGCTGGTGTTGCTGGCGATCAGCAGGCGGCCACCTTTGGGCAGGCATGCTTCGATCCAGGCACCGCCAAGAACACCTATGGCACAGGTTGCTTCATGCTGCTCAACACCGGCGAGCAGGCCGTGACGTCAAAACAAAACCTGCTGACCACGATCGGCTGGAGCGTCGGCGGCAAGATTACGTATTGCCTGGAGGGCTCGGTGTTCATCGCCGGGGCGGTGGTGCAATGGCTGCGGGATGGACTGGGAGTGATCGACGCTTCGAGCGACGTCGAATTGTTGGCACAGTCGGTGCCGGATTCGGACGGCGTTTATTTCGTGCCGGCGTTCGTCGGCTTGGGCGCGCCGTATTGGGACCCCTATGCACGCGGAATGATCATCGGGTTATCACGCGGCACCAAGGCGGCACACATTGCCCGCGCCGCGATCGAATCAATGGCCTTTCAATCGCGTGATCTGCTCGAAGCGATGCAAAAAGATGCCGGCATCGAACTCGCCGAACTCAAGGTTGATGGCGGGGCCAGCATGAACGACGGCCTGATGCAATTTCAGGCCGACATCCTGGGAGTCCGCGTACGGCGGCCGGTCGTCTCGGAAACGACGGCGCTGGGCGCCGCGTATTTGGCAGGCCTGGCTGTCGGCTTCTGGCACGATACGGCCGATATTGCCGGCAACTGGGCGTTAGCAAGAGAATTCGCGCCGCAGTTGGCAGTGACAGAGCGCGACCATCGCTACGCCCGTTGGCGTAAGGCCGTTGATCGGTCGCGAGACTGGCACGAACACTGA
- a CDS encoding thioredoxin family protein, whose amino-acid sequence MQAVRWCWQPVMLALVICSPCYAAEGFSWETDLEAAKQLAARTNRLVLVHFGASWCQPCQQLEREVFSKPGFGTELKPNFVGVKLDYDSFPATARQYAVQSIPTDVILTPQGKVIERVQSPLSGPEYVGSLLRVANLARRTGPPAATLTAGQPIAAAAQLAGGSVAPPGDGRYANYYNQQAANAATPVAPNAVVPSAPVTNGGPVLPPQGGAPGGGLSGPQLALPQIPPGNAPLGLEGYCPVSLCEKQVWAPGDARWGMQHRGRTYLFAGPAEQQKFAANPDRYSPVMSGDDPVLALDNGQSIPGTRMFGVSYGERVYLFTSEQSLQTFMQNPKRYTTEALQARK is encoded by the coding sequence ATGCAAGCGGTTCGTTGGTGCTGGCAGCCAGTCATGTTGGCTCTGGTCATCTGTTCGCCCTGCTATGCGGCAGAAGGCTTTTCGTGGGAAACCGATCTGGAAGCGGCCAAGCAGCTGGCAGCGAGAACAAATAGACTCGTGCTTGTCCATTTCGGGGCCTCTTGGTGCCAACCATGCCAGCAACTGGAACGCGAGGTATTCAGTAAGCCGGGCTTCGGCACCGAGCTGAAGCCGAATTTTGTGGGCGTAAAACTCGACTACGACTCGTTTCCAGCCACGGCCCGGCAATACGCAGTCCAGTCGATTCCCACCGACGTTATTTTGACACCCCAAGGCAAGGTCATTGAACGAGTACAAAGCCCACTTTCGGGCCCCGAGTATGTGGGCTCGCTGCTCCGTGTCGCGAATCTAGCGCGACGTACCGGACCACCAGCGGCTACGCTGACGGCCGGACAACCCATCGCAGCAGCGGCGCAGTTGGCCGGAGGTTCCGTCGCGCCGCCAGGGGACGGCCGTTACGCAAATTACTACAACCAGCAGGCGGCGAACGCAGCAACGCCCGTAGCACCCAATGCTGTCGTACCATCCGCGCCCGTTACGAATGGCGGTCCTGTCTTGCCACCGCAAGGCGGCGCGCCAGGCGGAGGTCTTTCCGGGCCGCAATTGGCGTTGCCACAAATTCCCCCCGGCAACGCGCCGCTAGGGCTAGAAGGTTACTGCCCGGTTTCGTTGTGCGAAAAGCAGGTCTGGGCACCCGGTGACGCGCGCTGGGGAATGCAACATCGTGGGCGAACGTATCTATTCGCCGGGCCTGCCGAGCAGCAAAAGTTCGCTGCCAATCCTGATCGCTACAGCCCCGTAATGTCGGGCGACGATCCGGTCCTGGCGCTCGATAACGGTCAATCAATTCCCGGCACCCGCATGTTCGGCGTGTCGTACGGGGAACGCGTGTACCTCTTTACCAGCGAGCAATCGCTGCAGACCTTCATGCAAAACCCGAAGCGCTACACGACCGAAGCCTTGCAAGCGCGAAAATAA
- the rho gene encoding transcription termination factor Rho, with protein sequence MTKKKRGRGRGRPGGGGGGGGGGGGGGHFHGNGQRGRGGHRPRPVGGDRPYYPQPEQPDNGEPIPLEPASGVLELHPNGYGFLRDPNNNYSRERTDPFVPGTMIDKYRLREGVLVNGMVQHSRKQEGPRLKEIIDIDGCKPEDYPLVKSFDSLTPINPESWLRLETGPQPLSPRVMDLLTPLGKGQRALIVAPPRTGKTILLQQISQAISANYPEVKLFVLLVDERPEEVTDMRRSVKGEVIASSLDRDVESHVRLSQLVVERCKRLVEMGQDVFLLMDSITRMARAFNKWVGNTGRTMSGGVDIKALDIPKKLFATARLFEEGGSLTIVATALVDTGSRMDELIFQEFKGTGNMELVLDRKLADRRVWPSIDISQSGTRREEKLLDADTLHAVTMLRRTLSSMHHVDAMEQLTKQLGKFKSNKDFIALIAGSRVAD encoded by the coding sequence ATGACAAAAAAGAAGCGCGGCCGTGGTCGAGGTCGACCCGGTGGTGGTGGTGGCGGAGGAGGCGGCGGCGGAGGGGGTGGACACTTCCACGGTAACGGGCAGCGCGGTCGCGGAGGGCATCGCCCCCGGCCTGTCGGCGGGGATCGCCCGTATTACCCGCAGCCGGAACAGCCGGACAATGGCGAGCCCATTCCCTTGGAGCCTGCCAGCGGGGTGCTGGAACTGCATCCTAATGGGTACGGTTTCCTGCGCGATCCCAACAACAACTACTCACGCGAGCGCACCGATCCTTTCGTGCCGGGCACGATGATCGACAAATATCGCCTTCGCGAGGGGGTGTTGGTCAACGGCATGGTGCAGCACAGCCGCAAGCAAGAAGGGCCGCGGCTGAAGGAAATCATCGACATCGATGGTTGCAAACCAGAGGACTATCCTCTGGTGAAGAGCTTCGATTCCTTGACGCCGATCAATCCGGAATCGTGGCTTCGGCTCGAGACAGGGCCACAGCCGCTGAGCCCGCGTGTGATGGATCTTTTGACACCGCTGGGAAAGGGGCAACGGGCCCTGATTGTCGCCCCGCCCCGCACTGGCAAGACGATTCTCCTGCAGCAGATCAGCCAGGCCATCTCGGCGAATTATCCCGAGGTCAAGCTATTCGTCCTGCTGGTCGACGAGCGCCCGGAAGAAGTCACCGACATGCGCCGCAGCGTCAAGGGCGAGGTCATTGCCAGCAGCCTTGATCGCGACGTAGAAAGCCATGTTCGCCTGTCGCAGCTCGTTGTCGAGCGCTGCAAGCGGTTGGTGGAAATGGGGCAGGACGTGTTCTTGCTGATGGATTCCATCACCCGCATGGCTCGGGCTTTCAACAAATGGGTCGGCAACACGGGCCGTACCATGTCGGGTGGCGTTGACATCAAGGCGCTCGATATCCCCAAGAAGCTGTTCGCCACAGCGCGGCTGTTCGAAGAAGGAGGGTCATTGACGATCGTCGCCACAGCCCTGGTCGATACAGGCAGCCGGATGGACGAGCTGATTTTCCAGGAGTTCAAGGGGACCGGCAACATGGAGCTGGTGCTCGATCGTAAGTTGGCGGATCGCCGCGTCTGGCCATCGATCGACATCTCGCAATCGGGTACCCGACGCGAGGAGAAATTGCTCGACGCCGATACGCTGCACGCCGTCACGATGCTCCGCCGTACTTTATCGAGCATGCATCATGTCGACGCCATGGAGCAGCTCACCAAGCAACTCGGCAAGTTCAAGTCGAACAAGGACTTTATCGCCTTGATCGCTGGCTCGCGGGTTGCTGACTAA